Below is a genomic region from Citrobacter tructae.
CGCTGCTGTGCGCCTGATTATCACTTTTCTGATGGCCTGGTGCCTCAGCCAGGGGGCGTACGCTGCGACGGCCCCCGATACCAAACAAATCACCCAGGAACTGGAGCAGGCTAAAGCGGCAAAACCCGCTCAGCCAGAAGCCGTCGAGGCGCTCCAGTCCGCGCTGAATGCCCTTGAAGAGCGTAAAGGCTCTCTCGAGCGTGCCGAACAGTATCAGCAGGTTATTGATAACTTCCCCAAGCTGTCCGCGACGCTACGCGCGCAGCTTAACAACCTGCGCGATGAACCGCGCAGCATCCCAACAGCTCTCTCTACTGACACCTTAAACCAGGAGATCCTCCAGGTTAGCAGTCAATTGCTAGAAAAAAGTCGTCAGGCCCAGCAGGAACAGGATCGCGCCCGAGAGATCGCCGATTCATTAAGCCAGCTCCCCCAACAGCAAACCGATGCCCGCCGTCAGTTAAATGAGATTGAACGACGCCTTGGCACAGCTAATGGCAATACACCGCTCAATCAGTCGATGCAGGCTGAATCAGCCAGACTCAAAGCGCTGGTTGATGAACTGGAACTGGCGCAGCTTTCCGCTAACAACCGTCAGGAACTGGCGCGAATGCGCTCCGAACTGGCAGAAAAACAGAGCCAGCAGCTCGACGCTTATCTGCAGGCATTACGTAATCAGCTTAACAGCCAGCGTCAGCGTGAAGCGGAACGGGCGCTGGAAAGTACCGAACTGCTGGCAGAAAACAGTGCGGGACTGCCGGAGGGCATTGTCGACCAGTTCAAGGTCAACCGGGAACTGTCACAGGCTTTAAACCAGCAGGCACAGCGTATGGACCTGGTGGCTTCTCAACAGCGTCAGGCCACCAGCCAAACGCTACAGGTACGCCAGGCGCTGAACACTCTGCGGGAGCAGTCACAGTGGCTGGGTGCGTCGAATATGCTGGGCGAAGCCCTGCGTGCGCAGGTTTCACGTCTGCCAGAAATGCCCAAGCCCCAGCAACTCGATACCGAAATGGCACAGCTTCGCGTGCACCGTATGCGCTATGAAGATCTCCTCAACAAACAGCCGCAGTTGCGTCAAATCCATCAGGTGGATGGGCAGCCGCTGACCGCAGAGCAGACCCGCATTCTCAATGCGCAACTGCGTACCCAGCGTGAGCTGCTGAACTCCCTGCTACAGGGCGGAGATACGCTGATACTTGAGTTGACCAAGCTGAAAGTGTCCAATAGTCAGTTGGAAGATGCGCTGAAAGAGGTTAACGAGGCCACTCACCGCTATCTATTCTGGACCTCTGATGTCAGCCCGCTCTCACTCTCCTGGCCGGTCGATTTGGTTCAGGATCTGCGTCGTCTAATCTCATTAGATACGTTTAATCAGCTCGGTAAAGCCAGCGTCATGATGCTCACCAGTAAAGCCACGCTGCTACCGCTGTTCGGCTCGCTGGTACTGGTTGGCTTTAGTCTCTATTCGCGTAAGCATTTCACCCGTTTTCTTGAGCGCTCGTCTGCGCGAGTCGGTAAAGTCACCCAGGACCACTTCTGGCTGACAATACGCACGGTGTTCTGGTCAATCCTTGTCGCCTCACCGCTGCCAGTGCTGTGGGCAACGCTGGGTTACGGCCTGCAGGAGGCTTGGCCCTACCCACTGGCCGTCGCCATTGGCGATGGCGTAACCGCCACAGTGCCCATGCTATGGGCGGTGATGATTTGCGCCACCTTTGCGCGCCCGAACGGCCTGTTCATCGCGCATTTTGGCTGGCCACGCAACCGTGTCGCTAAGGCCATGCACTATTATCTGATGAGCATCGGATTGATTGTTCCGCTGATCATGGCGGTGATCATGTTTGATAATCTCAATGATCGGGAATTCTCCGCCTCATTGGGGCGTCTGTGCTTTATGTTGATCTGTGGCGCGCTGGCCATTGTCACCCTGAGTCTGAAACGCGCCGGAATCCCGCTGTATCTCGACAAAGAGGGCAACGGCGACAACATGGTCAACAGCATGCTGTGGAATATGCTGATGGGTGCCCCACTGGTTGCCATTCTTGCAGCCGCAGTCGGTTATTTGGCCACGGCACAAGCACTGCTGACCCGCCTGGAGACGTCCGTAGCTATCTGGTTCTTGTTGCTGGTGGTTTATCACGTCATCCGCCGCTGGATGCTGATCCAGCGGCGGCGTCTGGCCTTTGACCGTGCCAAACACCGGCGCGCAGAAATGCTGGCGCAGCGCGCGCGTGGTGAAGAAGAGCCGCCACATTCCACCAGTCTTGAAGGCACGATTGATGTTGATGAAAGCGAAGTGGATCTGGATGCCATCAGCGCGCAGTCGCTGCGTCTGGTGCGTTCTATCCTAATGCTTATCGCCCTGCTTTCGGTCATCGTGCTGTGGTCAGAAATTCATTCTGCTTTCGGCTTTCTTGAAAATATCTCGTTATGGGATGTGACCTCTACGGTGCAGGGCGTAGAAAGCTTAGAGCCAATTACGCTGGGCGCGGTGTTAATTGCCATCCTGGTGTTTATCATCACCACCCAGTTGGTACGTAACCTACCTGCGTTACTGGAACTGGCACTATTGCAGCACCTGGATTTAACGCCCGGTACTGGCTACGCCATCACCACTATTACCAAGTACCTGCTAATGCTGATTGGTGGCCTGGTAGGCTTCTCGATGATCGGTATTGAGTGGTCGAAACTGCAGTGGCTGGTTGCTGCTCTCGGTGTCGGTCTGGGCTTTGGCTTGCAGGAGATCTTCGCCAACTTTATCTCCGGCCTGATCATCCTGTTTGAAAAACCGATTCGTATTGGCGACACGGTGACCATTCGCGACCTCACCGGTAGCGTGACGAAAATTAATACTCGCGCCACCACCATCAGCGACTGGGACCGTAAAGAGATCATCGTGCCCAACAAAGCCTTTATCACCGAGCAGTTTATCAACTGGTCGCTGTCTGATTCGGTTACCCGTGTGGTATTGACCATCCCAGCACCGTCAGAGGCCAACAGCGAGGAGGTCACACAAATTCTGCTTACCGCTGCGCAACGCTGTTCGCTGGTTATCGATAACCCAGCACCTGAAGTCTTCCTGGTCGACCTGCAGCAGGGAATTCAAATATTTGAACTGCGTATCTATGCCGCAGAGATGGGACACCGCATGCCGCTGCGCCATGAGATCCACCAACTGATTCTGGCAGGCTTCCGTGAGCACGGTATTGATATGCCATTCCCACCGTTCCAGATGCGTCTGGAGAGTCTGGGCGGCAAGCAAACGGGGAGAACCTTAAGCTCTGCGGGCAGAGGCAGCCGCCCGGCGGGAAGTTTGTAAGCTTAATCGTACCGGATAAGGCGCTAATGCGCCTTATCCGGTCTACAGGTTACTCCACCGCCCATTCAGGCTCATTGGCCATACGACGGCTGTAGTTTTGATAAATCGCCATCGCCAGCAACGAGAAGAATATCGGGCCACCGGTCATCCATAGCGCGCTGTTCCAGTCTCCGGCCTCAATCACTGGCTGGATAATGGTGAATACGTTGGCGAACGTCACCACCAGCACCACTACGCCTGTAGCCAGTAACGTTGCGGCTCGAGTTTTAAATATCACAAACGGTCTTTCCAGGCCGACGCGAGATTTAAAGAATGGGAATGCCAGCGCAAGGAACAAATACGGCAGCGTCATCGAGACGTTCGCCATCAACGTCAGTTTGTTATAAAACGCTGAAGCCGTATCACCACCAAACGACACCAGCAGAATAAACAGGCTCACCAGCAGACACTGCATCCACATTGCCGTCGTCGGCATGCCCACGGCATTCAGTTTCGTCATCGGCGCAGGCCACAGCGCTTTTGGCGTCCCTTGAATAATCGCTTTCAGTGGTGAGTAGCTGAGCGTGAAGAACGCACCGGTATAGGCGAGGAACATGGACAGTCCGGTGATGCGCGCAAACCATACGCCCATCGTCATCGCCGCATCAGGAGAAAGATGCAGTGCATTACCCAATGTCATTCCAAGGCTTTTCATCAGGATATAAGTAATATTACCCAGGTTAACCGAGCCATTACTTAATACCTGCTGCCAGTTGGTGCTAACACCCCATAAAAAGATGGCCAGTGAATAGCCCACTGAAATCACAATCGCGGCAAAAACAATTCCTTTCGCAAAGTTCTTTTCGGGCTTTTCTG
It encodes:
- the mscM gene encoding miniconductance mechanosensitive channel MscM, whose product is MRLIITFLMAWCLSQGAYAATAPDTKQITQELEQAKAAKPAQPEAVEALQSALNALEERKGSLERAEQYQQVIDNFPKLSATLRAQLNNLRDEPRSIPTALSTDTLNQEILQVSSQLLEKSRQAQQEQDRAREIADSLSQLPQQQTDARRQLNEIERRLGTANGNTPLNQSMQAESARLKALVDELELAQLSANNRQELARMRSELAEKQSQQLDAYLQALRNQLNSQRQREAERALESTELLAENSAGLPEGIVDQFKVNRELSQALNQQAQRMDLVASQQRQATSQTLQVRQALNTLREQSQWLGASNMLGEALRAQVSRLPEMPKPQQLDTEMAQLRVHRMRYEDLLNKQPQLRQIHQVDGQPLTAEQTRILNAQLRTQRELLNSLLQGGDTLILELTKLKVSNSQLEDALKEVNEATHRYLFWTSDVSPLSLSWPVDLVQDLRRLISLDTFNQLGKASVMMLTSKATLLPLFGSLVLVGFSLYSRKHFTRFLERSSARVGKVTQDHFWLTIRTVFWSILVASPLPVLWATLGYGLQEAWPYPLAVAIGDGVTATVPMLWAVMICATFARPNGLFIAHFGWPRNRVAKAMHYYLMSIGLIVPLIMAVIMFDNLNDREFSASLGRLCFMLICGALAIVTLSLKRAGIPLYLDKEGNGDNMVNSMLWNMLMGAPLVAILAAAVGYLATAQALLTRLETSVAIWFLLLVVYHVIRRWMLIQRRRLAFDRAKHRRAEMLAQRARGEEEPPHSTSLEGTIDVDESEVDLDAISAQSLRLVRSILMLIALLSVIVLWSEIHSAFGFLENISLWDVTSTVQGVESLEPITLGAVLIAILVFIITTQLVRNLPALLELALLQHLDLTPGTGYAITTITKYLLMLIGGLVGFSMIGIEWSKLQWLVAALGVGLGFGLQEIFANFISGLIILFEKPIRIGDTVTIRDLTGSVTKINTRATTISDWDRKEIIVPNKAFITEQFINWSLSDSVTRVVLTIPAPSEANSEEVTQILLTAAQRCSLVIDNPAPEVFLVDLQQGIQIFELRIYAAEMGHRMPLRHEIHQLILAGFREHGIDMPFPPFQMRLESLGGKQTGRTLSSAGRGSRPAGSL
- the yjeM gene encoding glutamate/gamma-aminobutyrate family transporter YjeM → MTQTIKKMSLTGLILMIFTSVFGFANSPSAFYLMGYSAIPWYVFSALLFFIPFALMMAEMGSAYRKEEGGIYSWMNNSVGPRYAFIGTFMWFSSYVIWMVSTAAKVWVPFSTFMFGADMTQTWRIAGLEPTQVVGLLAVGWMVLVTGVASRGINKIARITAVGGIAVMCLNLVLLLVSVAILLLTGGHFAQDINFVSSPNPGYQSGLAMLSFVVFAIFAYGGIEAVGGLVDKTEKPEKNFAKGIVFAAIVISVGYSLAIFLWGVSTNWQQVLSNGSVNLGNITYILMKSLGMTLGNALHLSPDAAMTMGVWFARITGLSMFLAYTGAFFTLSYSPLKAIIQGTPKALWPAPMTKLNAVGMPTTAMWMQCLLVSLFILLVSFGGDTASAFYNKLTLMANVSMTLPYLFLALAFPFFKSRVGLERPFVIFKTRAATLLATGVVVLVVTFANVFTIIQPVIEAGDWNSALWMTGGPIFFSLLAMAIYQNYSRRMANEPEWAVE